Proteins encoded by one window of Candidatus Paceibacterota bacterium:
- a CDS encoding GerMN domain-containing protein: MNKYLIAVLSIFLLVITTWYFFASRPSTPSISIESGKSIKLYFYNPTLDQGPGGVQCSKNGLVAVQRVIPETTTPLADTIKLLLRGEISDKERASGIESEFPLPDVTLKSATITNGVATLVFDDPQNKTGGGSCRVAILWAQIEATTKQFPTVNNVRFIPEELFQP; this comes from the coding sequence ATGAATAAATATTTAATAGCAGTCCTCAGTATTTTCCTTCTTGTTATAACAACTTGGTACTTTTTCGCATCACGTCCTTCGACCCCCTCTATCTCGATAGAGTCTGGCAAATCCATTAAGCTATATTTTTATAACCCAACTCTAGACCAGGGTCCTGGTGGCGTACAATGCAGTAAAAACGGACTCGTAGCTGTTCAGCGGGTCATTCCGGAAACAACGACTCCCCTCGCGGACACAATAAAGCTTCTTCTCCGTGGTGAAATTTCCGATAAGGAGCGGGCATCGGGAATTGAAAGTGAGTTCCCGCTTCCAGATGTCACACTTAAAAGTGCAACTATTACCAATGGAGTTGCCACACTCGTATTCGACGACCCGCAAAACAAAACAGGCGGTGGTTCTTGTCGGGTTGCCATTTTGTGGGCACAAATTGAGGCAACGACAAAACAATTTCCAACAGTTAACAACGTTCGCTTCATACCCGAAGAATTGTTTCAACCATAA
- a CDS encoding GGDEF domain-containing protein, whose product MIKKLEKDLSVKQLEAEIARLKNLVYRDELTGMLNRRGFNEEAGKVFKYMYSKHGLSLNRQGDTLPFSIVFIDIDDFKKVNDKYGHDEGDKVLKHTAKIMGRVLRENDIYARWGGEEFVVALPQANKKTAVKVAEKLCNAFADSKIKLGGKPVQVTMSVGIVMHSNEINLHQMIEKADQAMYKAKKRGKNQVVTFTHGEEEGNYFLKLLHLVKGRG is encoded by the coding sequence ATGATTAAAAAACTAGAAAAAGACTTGAGTGTTAAACAACTGGAGGCAGAGATAGCCAGACTGAAAAATCTTGTCTATCGTGACGAGCTTACCGGAATGTTGAATAGACGTGGTTTCAACGAAGAAGCTGGTAAGGTTTTCAAATACATGTATTCAAAACATGGACTAAGTCTAAATCGACAAGGTGACACACTCCCCTTCAGTATTGTTTTTATAGACATAGATGATTTTAAGAAAGTAAACGATAAGTATGGGCACGATGAGGGAGACAAGGTTCTAAAACACACAGCAAAGATAATGGGTCGTGTTTTGAGAGAAAATGACATCTATGCACGATGGGGTGGCGAAGAATTTGTTGTTGCATTACCTCAAGCAAACAAAAAAACAGCAGTTAAGGTTGCCGAAAAATTATGTAATGCGTTTGCAGATTCAAAAATAAAACTCGGCGGGAAGCCTGTACAAGTAACAATGAGTGTTGGCATTGTTATGCATAGCAACGAAATAAACCTTCACCAAATGATAGAGAAAGCAGACCAGGCTATGTACAAAGCTAAAAAAAGAGGAAAAAATCAAGTTGTTACTTTCACCCACGGAGAGGAGGAAGGTAATTATTTCTTAAAATTATTACACCTAGTTAAGGGTCGAGGTTAA
- a CDS encoding SET domain-containing protein-lysine N-methyltransferase: MPVRKGKFTPGEYNLITKRSKTGIGLFTLDPIKKGACIIQYVGREISEREKIYSRGKYLLEINSKITIDGSAKTNTARYINHSCRPNCELEIWRGGAYILAKKNIKAGEELNYDYDTEYFDAYIKPRGCKCIKCHK, encoded by the coding sequence ATGCCTGTGAGAAAAGGAAAATTTACACCTGGTGAATATAATCTCATAACCAAGCGCTCAAAGACGGGAATTGGGCTTTTTACTCTTGATCCGATAAAAAAAGGAGCGTGTATTATTCAATATGTTGGCCGAGAGATTTCCGAAAGAGAAAAGATCTATAGTCGGGGAAAATATTTACTTGAGATAAATTCTAAAATAACTATTGACGGTAGCGCGAAAACAAATACAGCTCGTTATATAAATCATTCTTGTCGTCCAAATTGTGAATTAGAAATATGGAGAGGTGGTGCGTATATTTTGGCTAAAAAGAATATTAAGGCTGGAGAAGAATTAAACTATGATTATGACACTGAGTATTTTGATGCATACATAAAACCTAGAGGGTGTAAGTGTATAAAGTGCCACAAATAA
- a CDS encoding diacylglycerol kinase family protein, protein MNHKLAKSFTYAINGLRTCWNDEANFKIEVFLGLLSIITAFFLQIKTIEFAVVFITITIVLAVEILNTAFEELCDKLRPENDPYVAKIKDLAAAAVLISSMGAVAIGIFIFGPYILGLNL, encoded by the coding sequence ATGAATCATAAATTAGCAAAAAGTTTTACTTACGCAATAAACGGACTGAGAACCTGTTGGAATGATGAGGCTAATTTTAAAATTGAAGTTTTCTTGGGGCTTCTTTCTATAATCACTGCGTTTTTTCTCCAAATTAAAACAATTGAGTTTGCGGTAGTTTTTATTACTATCACCATAGTCTTAGCTGTCGAAATATTAAACACGGCTTTTGAGGAGCTCTGCGATAAATTGCGTCCAGAAAACGACCCTTATGTAGCGAAGATAAAAGACCTCGCGGCAGCGGCGGTGCTCATTTCCTCAATGGGAGCTGTCGCAATTGGAATATTTATTTTTGGACCATACATTCTTGGCTTAAATCTTTAG
- a CDS encoding pseudouridine synthase produces MITKKYYKKKAKKPLPKSVKNPDLIRINKYIRDKGLASRKEADKLIEKGFVLVNGKRAEMGMLVGAKDKVTLKESGAQKKTCLAYYKPRGLATQTSTDAPSVIDEWQKKGLFPVGRLDKESEGLLLLTDDGRITTSILGADSKLDKEYTVKVREKLRPGIIAIFAKGMETKTFGKLLPAKARILDEHVLSITIHEGKRHQIRIMLDELNYTVTSLKRIRIGKISLGALRPNNTRALRDSEIEELLK; encoded by the coding sequence ATGATTACTAAAAAGTACTACAAAAAGAAGGCAAAAAAGCCACTCCCTAAGTCGGTAAAAAACCCCGACCTTATTCGTATTAATAAGTACATAAGAGACAAGGGGCTAGCCTCTCGAAAAGAAGCCGACAAGCTGATAGAAAAAGGTTTTGTCTTGGTCAATGGTAAACGAGCCGAAATGGGTATGCTAGTTGGAGCAAAAGACAAAGTAACCCTCAAGGAAAGCGGAGCGCAGAAAAAAACCTGCCTTGCCTATTACAAACCACGTGGACTGGCGACACAAACATCAACCGACGCCCCTTCGGTTATCGATGAGTGGCAAAAGAAAGGGCTATTTCCCGTCGGTCGCCTTGATAAAGAATCAGAAGGCTTACTCCTCCTAACAGACGACGGGCGTATCACAACCTCAATTCTTGGAGCTGACTCAAAGCTAGACAAAGAATACACTGTTAAGGTTCGCGAAAAATTACGCCCGGGAATAATTGCTATTTTTGCAAAAGGAATGGAAACCAAAACATTTGGAAAACTCCTTCCCGCAAAAGCGAGAATCTTGGACGAACACGTTCTTTCAATCACAATCCACGAAGGAAAGCGTCACCAAATTAGAATCATGCTCGACGAGTTAAATTACACAGTCACATCCCTAAAGCGTATTCGTATCGGTAAAATTTCTCTTGGAGCCTTGCGTCCCAACAACACTCGAGCATTGCGTGATTCTGAAATTGAAGAACTCCTAAAATAG
- the dinB gene encoding DNA polymerase IV, which produces MNERIIAHLDMDAFFASVEVRDKPYLKGMPIVIGADPKGGSGRGVVSTASYEARRYGIHSALPISKAWRFSEEAKKRGDQGVVFITPAFHKYVESSHRVMAILRKYTPLVEEASIDEAYFDISMAGSFKKAEKIVQKIKDEIKREEGLTCSVGIASNKMLSKIAAQEEKPDGLTVVLPEQSADFLASKSVSVISGVGPKTLDVFSANKIKTIKEARLLSEDKLVSMFGKWGSDLFQKLLGVDDSDVVSEPDIAKSCGEQETFEIDTLDLKFVMKKINTLCVDVFEKIKLEGFVGFRTVVLTVRFADFETKTRSFTSKKIFKTARELEQTILALVIPFLDRQENPQKKKIRLLGVRAEKLESKIVEDHLF; this is translated from the coding sequence ATGAACGAGCGTATTATTGCCCACCTTGATATGGATGCCTTCTTCGCTTCTGTTGAAGTGCGCGATAAACCATATTTGAAAGGAATGCCGATTGTTATTGGTGCTGACCCAAAAGGTGGAAGCGGACGAGGTGTTGTTTCAACAGCAAGCTATGAAGCGAGGAGATATGGAATTCATTCAGCTTTGCCAATATCAAAAGCATGGCGATTTTCCGAAGAAGCAAAAAAAAGAGGGGACCAGGGGGTGGTGTTTATCACACCAGCATTTCATAAGTATGTTGAAAGTTCTCATAGAGTTATGGCGATTTTGAGAAAATATACGCCATTAGTGGAAGAGGCAAGCATTGACGAGGCATATTTTGATATTTCAATGGCCGGTAGTTTTAAGAAGGCTGAGAAAATTGTTCAAAAAATAAAAGATGAGATAAAGAGAGAGGAGGGGCTTACCTGTTCTGTTGGCATTGCTTCAAATAAGATGCTCTCTAAGATTGCTGCACAAGAAGAGAAGCCCGACGGCTTAACCGTGGTTTTGCCAGAGCAGTCTGCAGATTTTTTGGCTAGCAAATCAGTTTCAGTAATTTCTGGAGTTGGTCCAAAAACGTTAGATGTTTTTAGTGCGAATAAAATTAAAACCATCAAAGAGGCTCGTTTACTCTCGGAAGATAAGCTAGTTTCAATGTTCGGCAAATGGGGGAGCGACCTTTTTCAGAAATTACTCGGCGTTGACGACTCCGATGTTGTTTCTGAGCCAGATATTGCGAAGTCGTGCGGTGAGCAAGAGACATTCGAGATTGATACACTCGATTTGAAATTTGTTATGAAAAAAATCAACACACTTTGTGTTGATGTGTTTGAGAAAATTAAATTAGAGGGGTTTGTTGGTTTCCGTACCGTTGTACTGACTGTGAGGTTTGCTGATTTTGAAACAAAGACACGCTCTTTCACTTCGAAGAAAATCTTTAAGACAGCAAGAGAGCTTGAACAAACAATTCTTGCTCTAGTGATTCCTTTTCTTGATAGGCAGGAAAATCCGCAAAAAAAGAAAATAAGGCTACTTGGAGTGCGAGCGGAAAAACTAGAAAGTAAAATTGTTGAAGACCATCTATTTTAG
- a CDS encoding DUF378 domain-containing protein produces the protein MKWLHMASFILLVVGGLNWLLVAFGYNVVELLGSTVAQVVYILVGLAAVYELVTHRGNCKMCSEGDGMGM, from the coding sequence ATGAAATGGCTCCACATGGCTTCCTTCATCCTTCTCGTCGTGGGAGGTTTGAATTGGTTGCTTGTAGCGTTTGGTTATAATGTTGTGGAATTGCTTGGTTCGACAGTAGCTCAAGTTGTTTACATTTTGGTCGGTTTGGCCGCTGTGTATGAATTGGTCACACACCGTGGTAACTGCAAAATGTGTAGCGAAGGAGACGGAATGGGAATGTAG
- a CDS encoding RNA-binding protein, translating to MAKKLYVGGIPYTSTADALKNFFQAAGPVASSTIITDKMTGRSRGFGFVEMENDADADRAVEQFHGKEFEGRTLTVNEAKPREEGANRERRF from the coding sequence ATGGCAAAGAAATTGTATGTCGGAGGTATTCCTTATACTTCTACAGCCGATGCTTTGAAGAATTTCTTCCAAGCTGCTGGCCCGGTTGCATCGTCAACCATTATTACTGATAAGATGACCGGCCGCTCACGCGGATTTGGATTCGTCGAAATGGAGAACGACGCTGACGCAGATCGCGCAGTTGAACAGTTCCATGGAAAAGAATTCGAAGGACGAACTCTTACAGTTAATGAGGCTAAGCCCCGCGAGGAAGGAGCCAATCGAGAGCGCCGCTTCTAA
- a CDS encoding thioredoxin domain-containing protein, producing the protein MEHKKEKIELSIPGAIVLAGVIIAGAIIFSNSYKSSANEGVNLGQNAVNPGAQLKAVPPIDGDHVKGDLSKAEIVLIEYSDLECPFCKRFQPTATQIVEQYGGKVALIYRHFPLDALHKKARKEAEASECAAEQGGDVAFFKYIERLYEITPANDGLDQAELPKIAETIGLDVAKFNACLSSGKFATLVEEQFQSGVKAGVTGTPTSFVLNKKGIQESIVGAQPIETIKQTIDRLLK; encoded by the coding sequence ATGGAACATAAAAAAGAAAAAATTGAGTTATCAATACCTGGTGCCATCGTCTTAGCTGGTGTCATAATTGCGGGGGCTATTATCTTTAGTAATTCCTACAAATCTTCAGCGAACGAAGGGGTTAATTTGGGTCAAAACGCAGTTAATCCTGGGGCTCAACTTAAAGCTGTTCCTCCGATAGATGGAGATCATGTAAAGGGTGATCTTTCAAAAGCAGAAATTGTGCTTATTGAATATTCCGACCTTGAGTGTCCATTTTGTAAGCGCTTCCAGCCAACAGCAACACAAATTGTTGAACAATACGGAGGTAAGGTTGCTTTGATTTATCGCCATTTCCCCTTAGACGCTCTACACAAAAAAGCACGAAAAGAAGCTGAAGCTTCTGAGTGTGCAGCGGAGCAAGGTGGTGACGTTGCGTTTTTCAAATACATTGAGCGCTTATATGAAATAACACCAGCAAATGATGGTTTGGATCAAGCAGAACTTCCTAAAATTGCTGAAACTATAGGTCTTGATGTTGCTAAATTTAATGCTTGTCTTTCAAGTGGTAAATTCGCCACACTGGTTGAGGAGCAATTCCAGAGTGGAGTAAAAGCTGGCGTCACTGGAACCCCAACATCTTTTGTTCTAAACAAAAAAGGAATACAGGAATCAATTGTTGGTGCACAACCGATAGAAACAATCAAACAAACAATCGACAGATTGCTTAAGTAA
- a CDS encoding metal-sulfur cluster assembly factor: MQITKEQVIEKLKTVKDPELGIDVWTLGLIYEIKIDEEAVEVLMTLTSPMCPFADELIASVENAINSLKSGEARVEITFEPAWQPSEELKTMMGLSS, encoded by the coding sequence ATGCAAATTACAAAAGAACAGGTTATCGAAAAACTAAAGACAGTTAAAGATCCAGAGCTTGGAATTGATGTTTGGACCTTAGGACTTATTTATGAAATAAAAATAGACGAAGAGGCGGTTGAGGTTTTAATGACACTAACATCACCGATGTGTCCTTTTGCGGATGAGCTAATTGCGTCTGTAGAAAATGCGATTAATTCACTAAAGAGCGGGGAAGCTCGCGTGGAGATTACTTTTGAGCCGGCATGGCAACCATCTGAAGAATTGAAAACAATGATGGGGTTAAGTAGCTAA
- the sufC gene encoding Fe-S cluster assembly ATPase SufC translates to MVSKNLEIKDLSVATREGKVVATDISISVGGGDIAVLMGPNGSGKSSVLNAVMGHPKYEITAGSINLNGEDITAFNPEKKAKQGLFLSMQHLPEISGVPLASFLYQARKDLVGEEKNTLDFYKEAVNTAREIGVPEEFLKRSVNKGLSGGEKKLSEMLQLAVLNPSIALLDEIDSGVDMDSMKKVFSAIKTLAEKGTGFLLVTHHPNILEYITPSMVYVMKEGKIVRSGGVEIIKELKEKGFE, encoded by the coding sequence ATGGTAAGTAAAAATCTAGAAATAAAAGACCTAAGCGTTGCGACAAGGGAAGGCAAGGTTGTTGCAACAGACATCTCAATCTCAGTTGGCGGAGGGGATATTGCAGTACTCATGGGTCCGAACGGTTCCGGTAAATCAAGTGTTCTCAATGCTGTTATGGGTCATCCTAAATACGAAATAACTGCTGGAAGTATCAACCTAAACGGAGAGGATATAACCGCCTTCAACCCAGAGAAAAAAGCCAAACAAGGTTTGTTTCTTTCAATGCAACATTTGCCAGAAATCTCTGGTGTTCCGTTGGCTAGTTTTCTCTATCAAGCTAGAAAAGATTTAGTTGGTGAAGAAAAAAATACCCTCGATTTTTACAAAGAAGCGGTGAACACTGCGCGAGAGATTGGTGTTCCTGAAGAATTTTTGAAACGCTCGGTAAACAAAGGTCTTTCTGGTGGTGAAAAAAAATTAAGCGAAATGCTTCAGCTCGCTGTTTTAAATCCAAGCATAGCCTTACTTGATGAGATTGATTCAGGGGTTGATATGGACTCAATGAAGAAAGTTTTCAGTGCGATAAAAACACTTGCCGAAAAAGGGACAGGTTTTCTTTTGGTGACTCACCATCCAAATATTTTGGAATATATAACACCAAGCATGGTTTATGTTATGAAGGAGGGGAAGATTGTTCGCTCTGGTGGAGTTGAAATTATCAAAGAACTTAAAGAGAAAGGATTTGAATAG
- a CDS encoding iron-sulfur cluster assembly scaffold protein, producing MSFEEELYRENIMEHYRHPHNRGALSDATFAGVGKNANCGDNLIFSVRLGDDGETIEEVKFQGDGCAISLAGASLFTEKLKGMKLSEAKLLAPGVMYSLLGVQISHTRTRCALLAYEALSDGITKYGK from the coding sequence ATGAGCTTCGAAGAAGAACTTTACCGAGAAAATATAATGGAGCATTATCGCCACCCACATAATCGTGGCGCTCTTTCTGACGCTACATTTGCAGGTGTTGGGAAAAATGCTAATTGCGGAGATAACCTTATTTTTTCTGTTCGCTTAGGGGATGACGGGGAAACAATTGAAGAGGTGAAGTTCCAAGGTGACGGTTGTGCAATAAGTTTGGCTGGCGCATCTCTTTTTACAGAGAAGCTTAAGGGGATGAAACTTTCCGAAGCAAAACTTCTTGCCCCTGGCGTTATGTACTCTCTTTTGGGTGTGCAGATAAGTCACACGCGAACTCGTTGCGCTCTTTTGGCATATGAGGCATTATCAGACGGTATTACAAAATATGGTAAGTAA
- a CDS encoding SufS family cysteine desulfurase, with the protein MFDVKKIKENFPIFETPDGATLHYLDSAASSQTPECVISAMDEYYRGFRSNVHRGAYALSEKASESYESAREIVAKFIGANKNEIIFTAGATGSANMLAYTLEQSLDLKEGDEIVVSIMEHHAMLLPLQELAKRQKLNLKYININENFKLDYKSAEALITEKTKIVGITLASNITGVVNDVRRIADIAHKVGALVVVDATAAVGHMPVSVKELDCDALFFSGHKMCGPTGIGALYLKSELGEKLTPSFFGGGIVTDVNLSEAQFVSSPEKFEAGTPNISGAIGMAEAVKYLTEVGVENIKTHTEELTSYLIEKLGEISGVNIFSERNVKENVGTVSFTLLDIHPHDVIEFLSRDNVAVRGGHHCALPFVRALGVPATVRASIYLYNTKEDIDALIASVKKAQEFFKK; encoded by the coding sequence ATGTTTGATGTGAAGAAAATAAAAGAGAATTTTCCAATTTTTGAAACCCCGGACGGGGCAACTTTGCACTATCTAGACTCAGCCGCATCCTCACAAACTCCAGAGTGTGTAATTTCTGCAATGGATGAATACTACCGTGGTTTTAGGAGTAATGTTCATCGTGGCGCATACGCTCTTAGCGAGAAGGCTAGTGAGTCATATGAAAGCGCGCGCGAAATTGTTGCCAAGTTTATTGGCGCCAATAAAAATGAAATTATTTTTACCGCTGGTGCAACAGGGTCAGCAAATATGTTGGCGTACACGCTCGAGCAATCTCTCGACTTAAAAGAAGGCGACGAGATTGTTGTTTCTATTATGGAGCATCACGCAATGCTTCTGCCGCTACAAGAACTTGCAAAGCGCCAGAAACTTAATTTGAAATATATAAATATTAATGAGAATTTTAAGCTTGATTATAAATCGGCAGAAGCGCTTATTACGGAGAAGACAAAAATTGTTGGAATTACACTAGCAAGCAACATAACTGGTGTCGTGAACGACGTTCGGCGCATCGCTGATATCGCCCACAAAGTTGGAGCATTGGTTGTTGTTGACGCTACTGCAGCTGTTGGGCACATGCCCGTTTCTGTAAAAGAGCTTGATTGTGACGCTTTGTTTTTCTCAGGACACAAAATGTGCGGACCAACAGGAATTGGCGCCCTTTATCTAAAAAGTGAACTTGGGGAGAAGTTAACCCCGTCATTTTTTGGTGGTGGAATTGTCACTGATGTGAATTTGAGCGAGGCGCAATTCGTCTCAAGTCCTGAAAAGTTTGAAGCGGGGACACCAAATATTTCTGGAGCTATTGGTATGGCTGAGGCTGTGAAGTATTTAACAGAAGTTGGGGTTGAGAATATAAAAACACATACAGAAGAATTAACTTCTTATTTAATTGAGAAACTTGGAGAAATTTCTGGGGTTAATATTTTTTCCGAGAGAAATGTAAAGGAGAATGTTGGGACAGTTTCTTTTACTCTTTTGGATATTCACCCACACGACGTAATTGAATTTTTGAGTAGAGACAACGTTGCGGTACGTGGTGGGCATCACTGTGCTTTACCTTTTGTGCGAGCTCTCGGGGTGCCTGCGACTGTGCGAGCGAGCATTTATCTTTATAATACAAAGGAAGATATAGACGCCTTAATAGCGAGCGTTAAAAAAGCGCAGGAATTTTTCAAAAAATAA
- a CDS encoding SufD family Fe-S cluster assembly protein, with protein MKNTKEILYTYAGPNAFKYGLKIASSFSEEFLSIVQKGGEVIEVAQGERKVLENDLSKSRLIVVHVEEGATFEYRESCEGKAKGKNDIHIILAGRGASASITSRYDLSGDSEVDVYHKVYHEASETVSKIEVKGVLKDTAHVIYRSDIAMAKEVKAVGEESASFLILSPEARVDAIPSLDIASNDVRCSHSLSIKDISGDELFYPMSRGLEENKAQELLVSGFLEVL; from the coding sequence ATGAAAAATACTAAAGAAATTTTATATACTTATGCCGGTCCGAATGCTTTTAAATATGGACTCAAAATCGCATCTTCTTTTTCGGAGGAATTTTTGTCTATTGTTCAAAAAGGTGGAGAGGTGATTGAAGTTGCTCAGGGAGAAAGAAAAGTTTTGGAAAATGATTTGTCTAAATCAAGACTTATTGTTGTTCACGTAGAGGAAGGAGCAACGTTTGAATATCGTGAATCGTGTGAAGGGAAAGCAAAAGGAAAAAATGACATTCATATTATTTTGGCGGGTCGTGGCGCAAGCGCTTCGATAACGAGCCGTTATGATTTATCTGGCGATTCAGAAGTTGATGTCTATCACAAGGTTTACCACGAAGCTTCCGAAACTGTTTCAAAAATTGAAGTGAAGGGTGTGCTTAAAGACACAGCGCACGTCATATATAGGAGTGATATTGCGATGGCAAAAGAAGTGAAAGCGGTGGGGGAAGAATCGGCTTCATTTTTAATCTTGTCTCCCGAAGCGCGAGTGGACGCTATTCCATCCCTTGATATTGCAAGTAACGATGTTCGATGTTCACACTCACTCTCAATAAAAGATATTTCAGGTGATGAACTTTTTTATCCGATGTCTCGCGGGCTAGAAGAAAACAAAGCGCAAGAACTTTTAGTCTCTGGATTTTTAGAAGTATTATAA
- the sufB gene encoding Fe-S cluster assembly protein SufB — MSIEEKTVNMGLSESLVRHISESKKEPAWMLKKRLEAFSLWEKTKIPDWGPSLSQLNLDDLVYYVDPAVEEKTDWKELPKEITDTFEKLGIPKAEREYLGGVGAQYDSGIVYHNLQKSLADKGVIFENMDVAVQKYPELVEKYFMTDCVPSSDHKFTMLHGAAWSGGTFIYVPKGVKVGLPLQAYFRMNRSSSGQFEHTLIIADEGSEIEYIEGCSAPRYTSSSLHAGCVEVFVLKGAKVKYLSIENWSRNTYNLNTKKAMVYEDGEMQWVNGNMGSCVTMLYPSSVLLGRGAKADSLGIVLAGEGQNQDTGAKALHLAPDTVSTIRSKSVSKDGGISTYRGFVQIGKRATGAVSSVVCDALILDDKSVSNTYPSTKNDNKRVNISHEAKVGRLGDDEVFYLRSRGFSEREAERLIVGGFLEPIVKAMPLEYAIELNKLIELEMEGSVG; from the coding sequence ATGTCAATAGAGGAGAAAACAGTAAATATGGGTCTTTCTGAGTCTTTGGTGCGCCATATTTCAGAGAGCAAAAAAGAACCCGCCTGGATGCTAAAAAAGCGCTTGGAGGCCTTTTCTCTGTGGGAGAAGACAAAGATACCAGACTGGGGGCCGTCGCTCTCTCAGCTCAATTTGGACGACTTGGTCTACTATGTTGATCCAGCCGTTGAAGAGAAAACAGACTGGAAAGAGCTTCCAAAAGAAATCACGGATACTTTCGAAAAACTTGGTATTCCAAAGGCAGAAAGAGAATATTTAGGTGGAGTGGGTGCACAATACGACTCAGGAATTGTTTATCACAATTTGCAAAAGTCACTCGCCGATAAAGGAGTAATTTTTGAAAACATGGATGTGGCAGTGCAAAAATATCCAGAGCTTGTGGAAAAATATTTTATGACCGACTGCGTTCCATCCTCTGACCACAAATTCACAATGCTACATGGCGCAGCTTGGAGTGGTGGCACTTTTATTTACGTTCCTAAAGGGGTAAAAGTTGGATTGCCATTGCAAGCTTATTTTAGAATGAATCGCTCGTCATCGGGGCAGTTTGAACACACTCTAATTATTGCTGATGAAGGTTCGGAGATTGAATATATTGAAGGATGTTCTGCGCCACGATATACATCCTCGTCACTTCATGCTGGTTGTGTGGAGGTTTTTGTGCTGAAAGGAGCGAAAGTAAAATATCTAAGTATTGAAAATTGGTCACGTAATACCTACAACTTGAATACAAAGAAGGCGATGGTTTATGAAGATGGTGAGATGCAGTGGGTCAACGGCAATATGGGTTCTTGTGTGACTATGCTTTATCCATCGTCAGTACTTTTGGGGCGTGGAGCCAAGGCCGATAGTTTAGGGATAGTTCTCGCGGGGGAAGGGCAGAATCAGGACACTGGAGCAAAAGCTCTACACTTGGCGCCGGATACTGTTTCTACAATTCGCTCAAAATCAGTTTCTAAAGATGGTGGCATCTCTACTTATCGCGGTTTTGTACAAATAGGAAAGCGAGCAACTGGAGCAGTCTCTTCTGTTGTTTGCGATGCTTTAATTTTAGACGACAAATCAGTTTCAAATACTTACCCGTCTACAAAGAACGATAACAAGAGGGTTAATATTTCTCACGAAGCAAAGGTTGGACGGCTTGGTGATGATGAAGTTTTTTATCTCCGCTCACGTGGATTTTCCGAAAGGGAAGCGGAGCGCCTTATTGTTGGTGGGTTTCTAGAGCCAATTGTTAAAGCCATGCCACTTGAATACGCAATTGAACTAAATAAGTTGATTGAGCTTGAGATGGAAGGTAGTGTTGGATAA